A single Streptomyces sp. Edi2 DNA region contains:
- a CDS encoding ABC transporter ATP-binding protein, with the protein MNVEIEDLHVGYAGRNVVAGVHLMAADGEIAGLVGPNGSGKSTVLRTVYRHLRPTAGRVLLAGADLRTLTPGQTARRVAALPQERGSDFELTVREVVTMGRTPYKRAFAGDDRTDRESVARALAAVGLAGQGARRFAALSGGERQRALLARAFAQDPDVLVLDEPTNHLDVRHQVELLALLRAQRRTTLISLHDLNAAASLCDRLHVLHAGRVVASGTPRTVLTPQLLAEVFGVRAVVTDHPLTGDPLIAFDHREAAPAGDG; encoded by the coding sequence GTGAACGTCGAGATCGAGGATCTGCACGTCGGCTACGCAGGCCGGAACGTCGTGGCCGGAGTGCATCTGATGGCGGCGGACGGCGAGATCGCCGGGCTGGTCGGCCCCAACGGCAGCGGCAAGTCCACCGTGCTGCGGACCGTCTACCGGCACCTGCGGCCCACCGCCGGACGGGTGCTGCTGGCCGGGGCCGATCTCCGCACGCTCACACCGGGGCAGACCGCACGCCGGGTCGCCGCGCTGCCGCAGGAGCGCGGCAGCGACTTCGAGCTGACCGTGCGCGAGGTGGTGACGATGGGCCGTACGCCCTACAAGCGGGCCTTCGCGGGCGACGACCGCACCGACCGGGAGAGCGTGGCCCGCGCCCTGGCCGCCGTCGGCCTGGCCGGGCAGGGCGCCCGCCGGTTCGCCGCCCTGTCCGGAGGCGAACGTCAACGGGCCCTGCTGGCACGGGCCTTCGCCCAGGACCCGGACGTCCTGGTCCTGGACGAACCCACCAACCACCTCGATGTACGGCACCAGGTGGAACTGCTCGCACTGCTACGGGCGCAGCGCCGTACGACGCTGATCTCCCTGCACGATCTGAACGCCGCGGCGTCGCTGTGCGACCGGCTGCATGTGCTGCATGCCGGACGGGTGGTGGCGTCCGGCACGCCCCGTACGGTGCTGACGCCCCAGCTGCTGGCCGAGGTCTTCGGGGTGCGCGCCGTGGTGACCGACCATCCGCTCACCGGTGACCCGTTGATCGCCTTCGACCACCGGGAGGCGGCGCCGGCCGGGGACGGGTGA
- a CDS encoding sigma-70 family RNA polymerase sigma factor, producing MRDDEAVTGWALAARTGDERAVEQFVRATQLDVRRYVTHLSGDPQATDDLMQDTYVRALRSLPRFEGRSSARTWLLTIARRVVADRIRSVAVRPRLAATDDWQTAAERVQPRGVPGFDEGVALAELLGALAPQRREAFVLTQLLGLPYAAAAGVMGCPVGTVRSRVARARETLVGLLTDAERPEAECPDGERRQGERPGGERPDRTHTDRKRTNGKRTDGKRTERADGPRVYADAVA from the coding sequence ATGCGGGATGACGAGGCGGTGACGGGCTGGGCGCTGGCCGCCCGTACCGGGGACGAGCGGGCCGTCGAGCAGTTCGTGCGGGCCACGCAGCTCGATGTCCGGCGCTATGTGACGCATCTCAGCGGTGACCCGCAGGCGACCGACGATCTGATGCAGGACACCTATGTCCGGGCGCTGCGCAGTCTGCCGCGGTTCGAGGGCCGGTCGTCGGCGCGGACCTGGCTGCTGACCATTGCCCGGCGGGTCGTGGCGGACCGCATCCGGTCCGTGGCGGTGCGGCCCCGGCTGGCCGCGACGGACGACTGGCAGACGGCCGCGGAGCGGGTGCAGCCACGGGGTGTGCCGGGATTCGACGAGGGCGTCGCGCTGGCCGAGCTGCTGGGGGCGCTGGCGCCGCAGCGACGGGAGGCGTTTGTGCTCACACAGTTGCTGGGGCTGCCGTACGCGGCGGCGGCCGGCGTGATGGGCTGTCCCGTGGGAACCGTGCGGTCCCGGGTGGCGCGCGCCCGGGAGACGCTGGTCGGGTTGCTGACGGATGCGGAGCGCCCGGAAGCGGAGTGTCCGGACGGGGAGCGCCGGCAAGGGGAGCGCCCGGGAGGGGAGCGCCCGGACCGGACGCACACGGACCGGAAGCGCACGAACGGCAAGCGCACGGACGGTAAGCGCACGGAGAGGGCCGACGGGCCGCGGGTCTACGCGGACGCCGTGGCCTGA
- a CDS encoding cation-translocating P-type ATPase, with the protein MTPQPRPGPPSPADAASAPPHTTTLTIGGMTCAACVGRVEKKLGRLDGVAASVNLATGRATVSHPAAVSVTDLVTTVEAAGFTARLHEPAPAPGKDDPTSSDARPDGPPPSDVHPDGGDDGGRAERHRLLLTAVLSLPVLVLSMVPGWQFRNWQWLCFVLAAPVAVWGAAPFHARALRGLRHGAATMDTLVSLGVAASFSWSAYALFLGGAGAPGMTMPFSLLPESGDGAAHLYLEAAVGVPLFVLAGRRMEARARRGTGAALRALAELAAKDVEVRMTDDGELPPGQGREWGRRIPVDRLRAGDHFLVRPGERVATDGTVVDGNSALDLSLISGESRPVEVGPGAAVVGGAVNSGGLLEVRADAVGADTQLARITRLVEDAQTGKTKVQRLADAVAAVFVPAVLSVSVTVLGFWLGAGADPQSAITAAVAVLVVACPCALGLATPTALLAATGRGAQLGILVRGPEALERLRRIDTVVLDKTGTLTTGRMSVTALTARTGGLDALEALRLAAIVEQGSEHPLARAIGAAAGARLPGQSLSAGQQMPSEQLLPSGQTRSSGESSGELPSSGELPSSGQLLPSGKLLPPVKDFGATPGYGVHGTADRHRVEVTRPGDLTGLPVPLPEAVHTAEAAGHTAVLVTVDGTPEAVIAVGDALRPDSYRAVEHLRRLGLRPVLATGDRAATARAVAGHLAITEIHAGARPEDKAALVTTLKEQGGRVAVVGDGVNDAAALALADLGIAMGSGTDAAIGAADVTLVREDLQAIPDAVRLARRTLGTIRSNLVWAFGYNLVTVPLAAVGLLSPMPAAAAMSASSLLVVGNSLRLRAWRPGGPGRPARRPHGRRPQPRGETS; encoded by the coding sequence ATGACGCCGCAGCCCCGGCCCGGCCCGCCGTCGCCCGCCGACGCGGCATCCGCCCCGCCCCACACCACCACCCTCACCATCGGCGGGATGACCTGCGCCGCCTGTGTGGGCCGGGTCGAGAAGAAGCTCGGCCGGCTCGACGGCGTCGCCGCCTCGGTGAACCTCGCCACCGGCCGGGCAACGGTCAGCCACCCGGCGGCGGTGTCCGTCACCGACCTCGTCACCACCGTCGAGGCGGCCGGGTTCACCGCCCGGCTCCACGAGCCCGCCCCGGCACCGGGCAAGGACGACCCGACGTCGTCCGACGCCCGCCCGGACGGCCCGCCGCCGTCCGACGTCCACCCGGACGGCGGGGACGACGGCGGCCGCGCCGAGCGGCACCGGCTGCTGCTGACCGCGGTGCTCTCGCTCCCCGTCCTGGTGCTGTCGATGGTGCCCGGCTGGCAGTTCCGTAACTGGCAGTGGCTGTGCTTCGTGCTCGCCGCGCCCGTCGCCGTGTGGGGCGCCGCCCCCTTCCACGCCCGTGCGCTGCGCGGTCTGCGGCACGGCGCCGCCACCATGGACACCCTGGTCTCGCTCGGCGTCGCCGCCTCCTTCAGCTGGTCCGCGTATGCGCTGTTCCTCGGCGGGGCCGGTGCGCCCGGTATGACGATGCCGTTCAGCCTCCTGCCCGAGTCCGGCGACGGGGCCGCGCACCTCTACCTGGAAGCCGCCGTCGGCGTACCGCTGTTCGTGCTGGCCGGCCGGCGGATGGAGGCCAGGGCCCGGCGCGGCACCGGAGCCGCGCTGCGCGCGCTGGCCGAACTCGCCGCCAAGGACGTCGAGGTACGCATGACCGACGACGGTGAGCTTCCTCCGGGGCAGGGCCGGGAGTGGGGGAGGCGCATCCCCGTGGACCGCCTGCGGGCCGGTGACCATTTCCTGGTGCGGCCCGGGGAACGGGTCGCCACCGACGGCACCGTCGTCGACGGCAACTCCGCCCTGGACCTGTCCCTGATCAGCGGGGAGAGCCGCCCCGTCGAGGTCGGTCCGGGTGCGGCGGTCGTCGGCGGCGCGGTCAACTCCGGAGGTCTGCTGGAGGTACGGGCCGACGCGGTGGGCGCCGATACCCAACTCGCCCGGATCACCCGCCTCGTCGAGGACGCCCAGACCGGCAAGACCAAGGTCCAGCGGCTCGCCGACGCGGTGGCGGCCGTTTTCGTCCCCGCCGTCCTGTCCGTCTCGGTCACCGTCCTGGGCTTCTGGCTCGGCGCCGGAGCCGACCCGCAGTCCGCGATCACCGCGGCGGTGGCCGTCCTCGTCGTCGCCTGCCCCTGTGCGCTGGGGCTGGCCACCCCGACCGCGCTGCTGGCCGCCACCGGCCGCGGTGCCCAGCTCGGGATCCTGGTCCGCGGCCCGGAGGCGCTGGAGCGACTGCGCCGCATCGACACCGTCGTCCTCGACAAGACCGGCACCCTCACCACGGGCCGGATGAGCGTCACCGCACTCACCGCGCGCACCGGCGGCCTGGACGCCCTGGAGGCGCTACGGCTGGCCGCCATCGTCGAGCAGGGCTCCGAACATCCGCTGGCCCGCGCGATCGGTGCCGCCGCCGGCGCCCGGCTGCCAGGACAATCGTTGTCGGCTGGGCAACAAATGCCGTCGGAGCAACTGTTGCCGTCGGGACAGACCCGGTCGTCGGGAGAATCGTCCGGGGAACTTCCGTCGTCCGGGGAACTTCCGTCGTCCGGGCAACTTCTGCCTTCGGGGAAACTTCTGCCGCCGGTAAAGGACTTCGGTGCCACCCCTGGCTACGGCGTCCACGGCACGGCCGACCGGCACCGGGTGGAGGTCACCCGGCCCGGCGACCTAACAGGCCTGCCCGTTCCGCTGCCGGAAGCGGTGCACACCGCGGAGGCGGCCGGCCACACCGCCGTCCTGGTCACCGTCGACGGCACCCCGGAGGCCGTCATCGCGGTCGGCGACGCCCTCCGCCCCGACAGCTACCGCGCCGTCGAGCATCTGCGCCGCCTGGGGCTGCGGCCGGTCCTGGCCACCGGCGACCGCGCCGCCACCGCCCGAGCCGTGGCCGGCCATCTCGCCATCACCGAAATCCACGCCGGAGCCCGCCCCGAGGACAAGGCAGCCCTCGTCACCACCCTCAAGGAGCAGGGCGGCCGGGTCGCCGTTGTCGGCGACGGCGTCAATGACGCGGCGGCCCTTGCCCTCGCCGACCTCGGGATCGCGATGGGCAGCGGGACCGATGCCGCGATCGGCGCCGCCGATGTCACCCTCGTACGCGAGGACCTGCAAGCCATTCCCGACGCGGTACGCCTGGCCCGGCGCACCCTGGGCACCATCCGCAGCAATCTCGTCTGGGCCTTCGGCTACAACCTCGTCACCGTGCCGCTCGCCGCCGTCGGTCTGCTCAGCCCGATGCCGGCCGCCGCCGCCATGTCCGCCAGTTCACTGCTCGTCGTGGGCAACAGCCTCCGGCTGCGCGCCTGGCGGCCGGGCGGGCCCGGCAGGCCGGCCCGCCGCCCCCACGGCAGGCGGCCCCAACCCCGTGGGGAGACCTCATGA
- a CDS encoding isocyanide synthase family protein, which translates to MLTSPTRPRPGVPAGHPTGHPADCTAVLAELLPYRRTLDSGHRETDMTMTVDVDVDVDVDVDMDVDMDMGTPEAYPAQLRQLAAPVAAGAPLVFTLPGFPCKSPHPAKVLGHLPDEGERLALRFLDALCGRIEAVHPPGARVVICSDGHVFSDLIHVADRDIDAYADALRALIHDEGLTRLDVFDLRQVYGQRLSHDAKRALVHDRYAPALEDLRSLTRSDEPTRRLYQGITRFLAEDSVSFTGTRSAWQRDCRRRAYGVMQRSRAWGELIGEHHPGAFRLSIHPQPRGSAKFGIRLLDAPDVWLTPWHSCVLEHRDGRRELMHRADAERIGRLVFRQGRPSHFVAG; encoded by the coding sequence GTGCTGACCAGCCCGACCCGACCGCGCCCCGGTGTGCCCGCCGGCCACCCGACTGGCCACCCGGCCGACTGCACAGCCGTGCTCGCCGAACTGCTGCCCTACCGCCGCACCCTGGACTCCGGCCACAGGGAAACGGACATGACCATGACCGTAGACGTAGACGTAGACGTAGACGTAGACGTGGACATGGACGTGGACATGGACATGGGCACCCCCGAGGCCTACCCCGCCCAACTGCGGCAGCTCGCCGCGCCGGTGGCTGCGGGCGCGCCCCTCGTCTTCACCCTTCCGGGCTTCCCGTGCAAGTCGCCCCATCCGGCGAAGGTGCTCGGTCACCTCCCCGACGAGGGCGAACGGCTGGCGCTGCGCTTCCTGGACGCCCTGTGTGGCCGGATCGAGGCCGTTCACCCGCCCGGGGCGCGGGTGGTCATCTGCTCGGACGGGCATGTCTTCAGCGATCTCATCCACGTGGCGGACCGGGACATCGATGCCTACGCCGACGCCCTGCGCGCGCTGATCCACGACGAGGGCCTGACCCGGCTGGACGTCTTCGACCTGCGCCAGGTCTACGGGCAGCGGCTGTCGCACGACGCCAAACGGGCCCTGGTACACGACCGCTACGCACCGGCTCTGGAGGACCTGCGGTCCCTGACGCGCAGCGACGAACCGACGCGCCGCCTGTACCAAGGCATCACCCGGTTCCTCGCCGAGGATTCCGTCTCGTTCACGGGTACCCGTTCGGCGTGGCAGCGCGACTGCCGCCGCCGCGCCTACGGGGTGATGCAGCGCAGCCGCGCCTGGGGCGAGCTGATCGGCGAACACCACCCGGGTGCCTTCCGGCTCTCCATTCATCCGCAGCCGCGTGGCTCGGCCAAGTTCGGGATACGGCTGCTCGATGCGCCCGATGTGTGGCTGACGCCCTGGCACTCCTGTGTGCTCGAACACCGCGACGGACGGCGGGAGTTGATGCACCGGGCGGATGCCGAGCGGATCGGCCGGCTGGTGTTCCGCCAGGGCCGGCCGAGCCACTTCGTGGCCGGGTGA
- a CDS encoding copper chaperone PCu(A)C: MKRPSRPSLQSRLSLPSLRSVSSAAVPLLTCLVTLGALTAWTTAGNAGRPAELRITGGRVLIPSGAEATAAFFTVRNTGGADDVLTGVTSPAGHRAMLSRTIDIGHNARSMEMVRSATVPAGGALTMTPTTLDVMVSPPPRLAPGDRLTFTLHFRHSPPQTVRARAVRPGS; encoded by the coding sequence ATGAAACGGCCGTCCCGCCCATCCCTCCAGTCCCGCCTGTCGCTCCCGTCACTCCGGTCCGTCTCGTCCGCCGCCGTGCCGCTGCTGACCTGTCTGGTGACCCTCGGCGCGCTCACCGCGTGGACCACCGCCGGCAACGCGGGCAGACCCGCGGAGCTGAGGATCACCGGGGGCCGGGTGCTGATCCCCTCGGGGGCCGAGGCCACCGCCGCGTTCTTCACCGTCCGCAACACTGGCGGTGCCGATGACGTCCTGACCGGCGTCACCAGCCCCGCCGGCCATCGCGCGATGCTCAGCCGCACCATCGACATCGGGCACAACGCCCGGAGCATGGAGATGGTTCGCAGCGCCACCGTCCCGGCGGGCGGCGCGCTGACCATGACGCCAACCACGCTGGACGTCATGGTCAGCCCGCCGCCACGGCTCGCGCCCGGCGACCGGCTCACCTTCACGCTGCACTTCCGCCACAGCCCACCACAGACCGTACGGGCCCGGGCGGTGCGCCCCGGCAGCTGA
- a CDS encoding cytochrome P450: MPTPPDPVAAADATAPIDPVAAVDATAPIDPVELYGPEYTRDPYPLYAELRARGPVHRVRFPSGVCAWLVTGYEAAHQALTDVRLGKHHSRGNAAWRARASIMPEPQHSRLQVHLLHQDPPRHTALRRLITDAFAPQRVEGLRPRFQEMADALLDGLPEAGEVDLVEVFAGRFPFRVLAEVIGLPREFEERFDRDWGKVVQPVGPSDPGRPAYEARLRALQQYIADLVVHKRAEQGEDLLSRLVAARDDGRLGQEELDSMIFQLLVAGQEPVTNQITTALVTLLRHPAHLAELAGRPELLPRAVEELLRYESAFELTTWRFFAEDADLHGTRIPAGDSVIVSLCAANRDARQFPDADALHFDRTPNPHLAFGHGIHFCPGATLARIELQIALGTLLRRLPDLRLAIPDGELGWIPAVLARGVDRLPVTYGAPAACPVTGEPVAPRPVADGAGATCPVTHRPDATSPVTNRPDAAC, encoded by the coding sequence ATGCCCACACCGCCCGATCCCGTTGCTGCAGCCGACGCCACCGCTCCCATCGATCCCGTTGCTGCAGTCGACGCCACCGCTCCCATCGATCCCGTGGAGCTGTACGGGCCGGAGTACACCCGTGACCCCTATCCCCTGTACGCCGAGCTGCGGGCACGCGGCCCCGTCCACCGGGTGCGCTTCCCCAGCGGCGTGTGCGCCTGGCTCGTCACCGGCTACGAAGCCGCCCACCAGGCGCTGACCGACGTCCGGCTCGGCAAGCACCATTCACGCGGCAACGCGGCCTGGCGGGCCCGCGCCTCGATCATGCCCGAGCCCCAGCACTCCCGGCTCCAGGTGCATCTGCTCCACCAGGACCCGCCGCGGCACACCGCGCTGCGCCGGCTGATCACCGACGCCTTTGCGCCACAGCGCGTCGAAGGGCTTCGCCCGCGGTTCCAGGAGATGGCCGATGCCCTGCTCGACGGCCTCCCGGAGGCCGGTGAGGTCGATCTGGTCGAGGTGTTCGCCGGGCGCTTCCCGTTCCGGGTGCTTGCCGAAGTCATCGGATTGCCGCGGGAGTTCGAGGAGCGGTTCGACCGGGACTGGGGCAAGGTGGTCCAGCCCGTCGGCCCGTCGGATCCGGGCCGTCCGGCGTACGAGGCACGGCTGCGCGCGCTGCAGCAGTACATCGCCGATCTCGTCGTCCACAAGCGCGCCGAGCAGGGCGAGGATCTGCTCTCCCGGCTGGTGGCCGCCCGCGACGACGGCCGGCTCGGACAGGAGGAGCTGGATTCGATGATTTTCCAGCTGCTGGTCGCCGGGCAGGAACCGGTGACGAACCAGATCACCACCGCCCTGGTGACGCTGCTGCGCCACCCCGCCCACCTGGCGGAGCTGGCCGGACGCCCGGAGCTGCTGCCTCGCGCCGTCGAAGAACTCCTCCGTTACGAGAGCGCCTTCGAGCTGACCACCTGGCGGTTCTTCGCGGAGGACGCCGATCTGCACGGGACCCGGATTCCGGCGGGCGACTCCGTCATCGTGTCGCTGTGTGCGGCGAACCGCGATGCGCGCCAGTTTCCCGACGCGGACGCCCTGCACTTCGACCGCACCCCCAACCCGCATCTCGCCTTCGGCCACGGCATCCACTTCTGCCCCGGCGCCACACTCGCCCGCATCGAACTCCAGATCGCCCTGGGCACCCTGCTGAGACGGCTGCCGGATCTGCGGCTCGCCATCCCGGACGGCGAGCTGGGCTGGATACCGGCAGTACTGGCGCGCGGGGTCGACCGGCTGCCGGTGACTTACGGCGCGCCGGCCGCCTGCCCGGTCACGGGCGAGCCCGTTGCCCCGCGACCGGTCGCCGACGGGGCAGGGGCCACCTGTCCGGTCACACACCGACCGGATGCCACCTCCCCGGTCACGAACCGACCGGATGCCGCGTGCTGA